In Plasmodium gaboni strain SY75 chromosome 7, whole genome shotgun sequence, the following are encoded in one genomic region:
- a CDS encoding exported protein (PHISTb) has protein sequence MRQFNDSNFINPTGLLNKNYLNCKTCIIYSFDNERKHQKKIKSFFNSLFSKRFGISILGIIYNGFSRNNNILSNIKSNNTHSRILIETELLASNENVVISPNKFFTNINIAPKRLGDKLSIEDAFGEVDRKLTDSHNKLQKNINKHGLWNNHTSLTFGHACSLLDGNNTEQEINKNIDQLITNRINNKQKMYSLWWDVMKNEKKKYNIKTKYLYKHHEKLIQKYKNIDQYIAEIQWKECRKYIILARVEYEKYINNIFYKWINKPTTKSSIFKKIVNKNRTLWKMLTNYVIQTYSESMTHSFEHISQDIHNKNQMHPKHINKEKYKNYISTTLRTSQRDNLSILYNYEQFFQDIPYFDLDALDNMEEETEPIEDVQEIEEKKEINEMRTDFEEIQFIIQAEEKIRLLEESLYKPLPPLIEKEEQTDDIEKHNIVSKKPAVETKQEIVHEKQTDDIENHNIVSKKTAVETKQEIAHEEQTNEHSMQSIQPTLQSEQTIEEEKQSDVKLTEPVIQSVHLDLELEDPITENDQSMIQTVQLVVDSEQPTLETAQDVLEATREAIRTIQDAVKVITEVLRETQNLVKELQPISDQIHRRIIYIEPHITIKQATNIIQSSITKTQELVQGVQAIINKNNEENEENDDIFEDALEELPDD, from the exons atgagACAATTTAACGATTCTAATTTTATTAACCCTACAGgtttattaaataaaaattacTTAAACTGTAAAActtgtattatatattcttttgataatgaaagaaaacaccaaaaaaaaattaaatcattttttaattcattgTTTTCTAAACGCTTTGGTATATCTATTCTTGGAATAATATAC aatGGATTTTCCCgtaacaataatattttatcaaatataaaaagtaataatacACATTCCAGAATTTTAATTGAAACAGAACTTCTTGCTTCTAATGAAAATGTGGTAATATCTCcaaataaattttttacCAATATTAATATTGCACCTAAAAGGCTAGGAGATAAATTATCTATTGAAGATGCATTCGGAGAAGTAGATAGAAAATTAACAGATTCTCATAATAAGTTAcaaaaaaacataaataaacatGGATTGTGGAATAACCATACGAGTCTTACTTTTGGTCATGCATGTTCACTACTTGATGGTAATAATACTGAGcaagaaataaataaaaatatagatcAGTTAATAACTAATcgtataaataataaacaaaaaatgtATAGTTTATGGTGGGATGTCATGaagaatgaaaaaaaaaaatataatataaaaacaaaatatttatataaacatcatgaaaaattaatacaaaaatataaaaacattgATCAGTATATAGCAGAAATACAATGGAAAGAATGTAGAAAATACATTATCTTAGCTAGAGTAGAgtatgaaaaatatataaataatattttctataaatGGATTAATAAACCTACAACCAAATCATccatatttaaaaaaattgtaaataaaaatagaacACTATGGAAAATGTTAACTAATTATGTTATACAAACATATTCAGAATCTATGACCCACTCATTTGAACATATTAGTCAAgatattcataataaaaatcaaATGCATCCAAAACATATAaacaaagaaaaatataaaaactaTATATCAACCACCCTAAGAACTTCTCAAAGAGATAATTTATccatattatataattatgaacAATTTTTTCAAGATATACCATATTTTGATTTAGATGCATTGGACAATATGGAAGAAGAAACAGAACCTATTGAAGATGTACAAGaaatagaagaaaaaaaagaaataaatgaaatgCGCACAGATTTTGAGGAAATACAATTTATCATACAAGcagaagaaaaaattagaTTACTAGAAGAATCACTATATAAACCCTTACCACCTTTAATTGAAAAAGAAGAACAAACAGATGACATAGAAAAGCATAACATAGTATCAAAAAAACCAGCAGTTGAAACTAAACAGGAAATAGTTCATGAAAAACAAACAGATGACATAGAAAATCATAACATAGTATCAAAAAAAACAGCAGTTGAAACTAAACAGGAAATAGCTCATGAAGAACAAACAAATGAACACTCAATGCAATCAATACAACCGACCCTTCAATCTGAACAAACAatagaagaagaaaaacAATCTGACGTAAAATTAACAGAACCCGTTATTCAATCAGTACATCTCGATTTAGAATTAGAAGATCCCATAACTGAAAATGATCAATCCATGATCCAAACCGTACAATTAGTTGTTGATTCTGAACAACCAACATTAGAAACTGCTCAAGATGTACTCGAAGCAACAAGAGAAGCAATTCGTACAATACAAGATGCAGTAAAGGTAATAACAGAAGTTCTTAGAGAAACACAAAATTTAGTTAAAGAATTACAACCAATATCGGATCAAATACATAGAAGaatcatatatatagaaCCCCATATTACAATCAAACAAGCTACTAATATCATACAATCTTCAATAACAAAAACGCAAGAACTAGTTCAGGGGGTACAAGcaataataaataaaaataatgaagaaaatgaagaaaatgatgaCATATTTGAAGATGCTTTAGAAGAACTTCCAGACGATTAA
- a CDS encoding putative lysophospholipase, whose translation MVSNELDCEKYKTNNTKLDGATSINSFYNRDGLLLRTYSWIVKGAIGIFVLVHGLNSHIRFQFLRHNADIVSNDKVIIKDVDDYYIYKDSWIEKLNEQGYSVYGLDLQGHGESEGWENLRTNVKNFDDLVYDFIQYINIINDSIQSENEDNNCSLNMIENCMSDNDVYENNTTESDIFENVKDINDISECETIQMDSYENIIIETNKDSPIPIYIMGLSMGGNIVLRALQLLEKELHPNKYMNIKGCICLSGMIMLEKLSSVNSFKFKGMYDIMKFFGNHFPKNRLFKRFKFSKHPYINDLIYYDKLRYQKWITGQFAFQLFKAIENLREDINYFPKDMPLLFIHSKDDSVCSFKGAMEFFNDIDIENKEFYPLDIMEHLLPIEPGNEQVLGKILDWISNLNNNYNTSEENIIDDDPKEEEIIEEFINNDNN comes from the coding sequence atggTATCTAATGAATTAGATTGTGAAAAgtataaaacaaataatacTAAATTAGATGGTGCAACAAGtataaattctttttataatagGGATGGTTTATTATTAAGAACGTATTCATGGATAGTAAAAGGAGCTATAGGTATATTTGTATTAGTACATGGTTTAAATTCACATATAAGGTTCCAATTTTTACGACACAATGCAGATATAGTTAGTAATGATAaggtaataataaaagacgtagatgattattatatatacaaagATAGTTGGatagaaaaattaaatgagCAAGGTTATTCAGTCTATGGTTTAGATTTACAAGGGCATGGAGAATCTGAAGGATGGGAAAATTTAAGAACTaatgtaaaaaattttgatgATTTAGTATATGATTttatacaatatattaatataattaatgaTTCTATACAATCTGAAAATGAGGATAATAATTGTTCATTAAATATGATTGAAAATTGTATGAGTGATAATGATgtatatgaaaataatactACAGAAAGTgatatatttgaaaatgTTAAGGATATAAATGACATATCTGAATGTGAAACTATACAAATGGATtcatatgaaaatattataattgAAACTAATAAAGATTCACCTATTCCAATATATATCATGGGTTTATCTATGGGAGGAAATATAGTTTTAAGAGCTTTACAATTATTAGAAAAAGAACTACACccaaataaatatatgaatataaaagGATGTATATGTTTATCTGGAATGATAATGCTTGAAAAATTATCGTCAgttaattcttttaaatttaaagGTATGTATGATATAATGAAATTTTTTGGTAATCATTTTCCGAAAAATAGACTTTTTAAAAGATTCAAATTTTCTAAACATccatatattaatgatcttatatattatgataaattGAGATATCAAAAATGGATAACTGGTCAGTTTGCTTTTCAGTTATTTAAAGCCATTGAAAATTTAAGAGAGgatataaattattttccAAAAGATATGccattattatttattcattcAAAAGATGATTCTGTATGTTCCTTTAAAGGAGCCATGGAATTTTTCAATGATATTgatattgaaaataaagaattttATCCTCTAGATATTATGGAACATTTGTTACCTATAGAACCTGGAAATGAACAAGTGTTAGGGAAAATCTTAGATTGGATATCTAATTTGAACAATAACTATAATACTAgtgaagaaaatataattgaTGATGACCcaaaagaagaagaaattattgaagaatttataaataatgataataattaa
- a CDS encoding exported protein (hyp12), with product MKQILLFGLLLYVISPEKNVQHTSINKQNKIYHVSNLIQIRSLAEASVEKPSSHNKNKYPNESITNSSNTCAQSSTKATAEKSGTKSMSKRNEQVNTQTISRPTYNSILQNRQSSNDNNYNCGLQNVLQRYNENHVERIVDTLDLPHDIKGKFKELLCLNVNKSDPNRQYKLYREIKKHIKKYEDHPMIRSFVDLENIEDDIYYLQNPHLAKHIVWDTSKENRRRKKMKKLEKQKLEEEEEKKKNKQKKRRE from the exons ATGAAACAAATCTTACTTTTCGGTCTACTTCTTTATGTTATATCACCGGaaaaa AATGTACAACATACCTCCATcaataaacaaaataagATATATCATGTATCAAATTTAATACAAATTAGATCACTCGCAGAAGCATCTGTAGAAAAACCTTCATctcataataaaaacaaatatcCAAATGAATCAATTACGAATTCAAGTAATACTTGCGCACAAAGCTCTACAAAAGCAACAGCTGAAAAAAGTGGAACAAAATCTATGTCTAAAAGAAACGAACAAGTTAACACTCAAACAATTAGTAGACCTACATATAATTCTATTTTACAAAATCGTCAATCAtcaaatgataataattataactGTGGTTTGCAAAATGTACTACAACGTTACAATGAAAATCATGTAGAACGTATTGTAGACACATTGGATCTTCCTCATGATATTAAAGGTaaatttaaagaattaCTTTGTTTAAATGTTAATAAAAGTGATCCAAATCGtcaatataaattatacagagaaattaaaaagcatatcaaaaaatatgaagatCATCCAATGATTCGTAGTTTTGTTGATTTAGAAAATATAGAAGatgatatttattatttacaaaatCCACACTTAGCAAAACATATAGTATGGGATACATCAAAAGAAAatagaagaagaaaaaaaatgaaaaaattagaaaaacAGAAATtagaagaagaagaagaaaaaaaaaaaaataagcaaaaaaaaagaagagAATAA
- a CDS encoding sporozoite threonine and asparagine-rich protein, with product MIHIFYKTAICTLLIWTTLFYSNKNLKCNFYYDNNNLSTYIIKHDRLLSEFQSNFLGGGYSAALKLVNSKKSGTNLNIRNNSENNSTNTKLPANSSTSTNINTKLAGNSSTTTSTTKVTENNKTNIKSTGISSSTINTNLTDNANATKKTTENIITTQTLTGNNTTITNTSSTQHNNSINTNTSSTDNSNTSTNLTDSTSITKKLIGNINTTQDSTASTITNTTSTDNNNNTNIISTENNNTNISSTDNDNTKITSTDNDNTKITSTDNDNTDTKVSDNNNNTNTISTENNNTDTKVSDNNNNTNTISTENINTDIDIADNNNINTISTENNNTNTISTDNNNTEIDVTDNNNNTDTTSTDNNNVNTTSTDNNNTYTISTDNNNTYTISTDNSNTKITSTDNNNNTNTISTNNNNTDTISTENNNTDTKVSDNNNNDTSTMSTDNNNNNTNTISEENNYTNQYVFANNEDETSSDDEINNDSNNNSEEKENIKSMINAYLDKLDLETVRKIYSDISTCIENKNNTINKAAHLKKNFKNMYNIIKFIMVIYIAFNWSEVIYKYAGKLILAFALYMLIN from the exons atgatacatattttttataagacAGCCATATGTACTCTCTTAATCTGGACAACATTGTTTTATTCTAATAAA aatttaaaatgtaatttttattatgataacAACAATTTATcaacatatattataaagCATGACAGATTATTGTCAGAATTTCAATCGAACTTTCTAGGGGGAGGATATAGTGCAGCTTTAAAATTAGTAAATAGTAAAAAATCAGGAACAAATCTAAATATAAGGAATAATTCAGAAAATAACAGTACAAATACAAAATTACCAGCAAATAGTAGTACATctacaaatataaatacaaagTTAGCAGGAAATAGTAGTACAACTACAAGTACTACCAAAGTAAcagaaaataataaaacaaatataaaatcaaCAGGAATCAGTAGTTCAACtataaatacaaatttAACAGATAATGCTAATGCAACCAAAAAAACAAcagaaaatattattacaacTCAAACCTTAACAGGAAATAATACTACAATCACAAATACATCCTCAACACaacataataatagtatTAATACAAATACAAGTTCAACAGATAATAGTAATACTAGTACAAATTTAACCGATAGTACTAGTATAACTAAAAAGTTAATTGGTAATATAAACACAACACAAGATTCAACAGCAAGTACTATTACAAATACAACATCAAcagataataataataatacaaatataatatcaacggaaaataataatacaaatatatcatcaacagataatgataatacaaaaataacATCAACAgataatgataatacaaaaataacATCAACAgataatgataatacaGACACAAAAGTATCggataataataataatacaaatacAATATCAAcagaaaataataatacagACACAAAAGTATCggataataataataatacaaatacAATATCAAcagaaaatattaacacAGACATAGATATAGCggataataataatataaatacaatatCAACAgagaataataatacaaatacAATATCAAcagataataataacacAGAAATAGATGTAACggataataataataatacagATACAACATCGAcagataataataatgtaaataCAACATCAAcagataataataatacatatacaATATCAAcagataataataatacatatacaATATCAACAGATAATAgtaatacaaaaataacatcaacagataataataataatactaaTACAATATcaacaaataataataatacagATACAATATCAAcagaaaataataacacAGACACAAAAGTATCggataataataataatgacaCAAGTACAATGTCAAcagataataataataataatacaaatacTATATcagaagaaaataattatacaaACCAATATGTCTTTGCTAATAATGAAGATGAAACAAGTTCAGatgatgaaataaataatgattcaaataataattcagaagaaaaagaaaatattaaatcaATGATTAACGCTTATTTAGACAAGCTAGATTTAGAAACTGTTcgtaaaatatattcagATATAAGTACATgtattgaaaataaaaataataccATTAATAAAGCGGcacatttaaaaaaaaattttaaaaatatgtataatataattaaattcataatggttatatatattgcTTTTAATTGGAGTgaagtaatatataaatatgcAGGAAAATTAATTCTAGCTTTTGctttatatatgttaattaattaa